The Paramisgurnus dabryanus chromosome 1, PD_genome_1.1, whole genome shotgun sequence genome includes a window with the following:
- the pou3f2a gene encoding POU domain, class 3, transcription factor 2a has translation MATAASNHYSILTSSASVVAHSEPGSMQQTPPAYRDAQSLLQSEYTTLQSSGSTLSHAHQWLTAALSHGGEGSPWPASPLGEQDIKPTLQGDVDELRHSPSLTPRQAHLVQPSQIHDASAWRATTTAHMPSMTTSNGQSMIYSQPGYGEPGMHHHALRDAHEDHHSPHLSEHGHPQSLHQGHHEHSDEDTPTSDDLEQFAKQFKQRRIKLGFTQADVGLALGTLYGNVFSQTTICRFEALQLSFKNMCKLKPLLNKWLEEADSTSGSPTSLDKIAAQGRKRKKRTSIEVSVKGALESHFLKCPKPGASEITSLADSLQLEKEVVRVWFCNRRQKEKRMTPQNGPLPGNEDSYGETSPHHGAQTPVP, from the coding sequence ATGGCGACTGCGGCGTCCAACCACTACAGCATCCTCACGTCCAGTGCGTCCGTCGTCGCGCACTCGGAGCCCGGCAGCATGCAGCAGACGCCGCCGGCCTATAGGGACGCACAGAGTCTTCTGCAGAGCGAGTACACCACCCTGCAGAGCAGCGGGAGCACGCTCAGCCACGCGCACCAGTGGTTGACGGCGGCTCTGTCTCACGGGGGAGAGGGATCGCCGTGGCCCGCCAGCCCGCTGGGCGAGCAGGACATTAAGCCCACCCTGCAGGGCGACGTGGACGAGTTGCGGCATTCGCCGAGTCTGACGCCCAGGCAAGCGCATCTGGTGCAGCCTAGTCAGATTCACGACGCGAGCGCCTGGCGGGCGACGACCACCGCTCATATGCCGAGCATGACCACCTCAAACGGACAGAGCATGATTTACTCCCAGCCCGGCTACGGGGAGCCGGGCATGCACCATCACGCCCTCAGGGACGCGCATGAGGACCACCACAGCCCGCACCTCAGCGAGCATGGCCACCCGCAGAGCCTTCATCAGGGACACCACGAGCACTCGGACGAGGACACGCCGACCTCGGACGACTTGGAGCAGTTTGCCAAGCAGTTCAAACAGCGCCGGATCAAGTTGGGTTTTACGCAGGCGGACGTGGGGCTGGCGTTGGGCACGCTCTACGGTAACGTGTTCTCCCAGACCACCATCTGCAGGTTCGAGGCGCTTCAGTTGAGCTTTAAGAACATGTGCAAACTCAAGCCTTTGCTTAACAAATGGCTGGAGGAGGCAGACTCCACCTCGGGAAGCCCGACCAGTCTGGATAAGATAGCCGCGCAGGGAAGGAAAAGGAAAAAGCGCACCTCCATCGAGGTGAGCGTTAAGGGGGCCTTGGAGAGCCATTTCCTCAAGTGTCCCAAACCCGGCGCTTCTGAAATCACCTCGCTAGCGGACAGCCTACAGCTGGAGAAAGAGGTGGTGCGGGTCTGGTTTTGTAATCGGAGGCAGAAGGAGAAGAGGATGACGCCGCAGAACGGACCCCTGCCCGGTAACGAAGATTCGTACGGGGAAACATCGCCTCACCACGGGGCACAGACACCTGTTCCGTGA